From a region of the Paenibacillus lutimineralis genome:
- a CDS encoding extracellular solute-binding protein translates to MSHIQLKLLTQLEHIGEIMDSKASFEAANPGVEIVLIQSADNYESLQAFRSEEPDLMDSGGWSLFNQKGLFIDLLPFVRATPGLEEDLNPGIMRVATKDGTLPGLPDGVSIPLILYKKAMLDASGLPYPTDDWTWAEMIEMARKLTIRDKNGVATQFGFATGPDIELYEPFIMRNGGSYLSPDGSTAHGYIDSDATVEAFQLVIDMYREFHACRKPEEPSKAGELHQGFALISAFTWFAGAVEVEGIGEEFDVVGLPQMPGGVQANMVYMGATGITTKCEHPELAWAFLKHHVFERPERFSRPWTLPITRSVAEQCGMTSRRLWSRYIQEMDVVLPNGYYLNEKWNSSRQLINEDIVKMIVDGADVRQTLKSWTRFA, encoded by the coding sequence ATGAGCCACATTCAATTAAAATTATTGACCCAGCTTGAGCATATCGGAGAAATCATGGATTCGAAGGCGTCGTTCGAAGCCGCCAATCCCGGCGTCGAAATCGTCCTTATTCAATCGGCTGACAATTATGAGTCGTTGCAGGCATTCCGGTCGGAAGAGCCGGATTTAATGGATAGCGGGGGCTGGTCGCTGTTCAACCAGAAGGGTCTCTTTATAGATCTGCTTCCGTTTGTGAGAGCGACACCGGGGCTGGAAGAGGATTTGAATCCCGGCATTATGAGGGTGGCAACGAAGGATGGGACGCTTCCAGGCCTTCCTGACGGCGTATCTATTCCGTTGATTCTGTACAAAAAAGCGATGCTGGACGCGTCCGGACTGCCGTACCCGACTGATGACTGGACATGGGCCGAGATGATAGAGATGGCCCGTAAGCTGACGATCCGAGACAAGAATGGTGTGGCGACTCAATTTGGTTTTGCGACAGGACCGGATATCGAGCTTTATGAGCCATTTATAATGCGCAACGGTGGAAGTTATTTATCTCCAGACGGGTCGACTGCCCACGGATATATCGACAGCGATGCGACGGTCGAAGCATTCCAACTCGTAATTGACATGTACCGTGAATTTCATGCGTGCCGCAAGCCTGAGGAACCGTCCAAAGCAGGCGAGCTGCATCAAGGCTTTGCGTTGATCAGTGCGTTTACGTGGTTTGCCGGTGCGGTTGAAGTTGAGGGTATCGGGGAAGAGTTCGACGTAGTCGGATTGCCGCAGATGCCCGGAGGCGTGCAGGCGAATATGGTCTATATGGGGGCGACCGGGATCACGACGAAGTGCGAGCATCCTGAACTGGCCTGGGCGTTTCTCAAGCACCATGTGTTCGAGCGACCGGAGCGTTTCAGCCGTCCCTGGACGCTGCCGATTACCCGATCGGTTGCAGAACAGTGCGGGATGACCTCCCGTCGACTCTGGTCCCGATATATACAAGAAATGGATGTCGTCCTCCCAAACGGATACTATTTGAACGAAAAGTGGAATTCGTCGAGACAGCTGATTAACGAGGATATCGTAAAAATGATCGTCGATGGCGCCGACGTGCGCCAGACGCTGAAGTCATGGACGCGGTTTGCGTAA
- a CDS encoding AraC family transcriptional regulator codes for MDWLDRMNSAMEYIETNLADNIVYDEIAQRACCSTYHFQRMFPFITGVSLSEYIRRRRLTLAAFDLQTTDAKVIDVAMKYGYDSPEAFARAFKNLHGIMPISARDKGVSLKAYPRMSFHISIKGDIEMNYRIESKGPFEMFGAYGLVNSDPQKVYAEVAQFRQQCDVDGSVEGMNGLLGRFSNTILHAALYDHTGTSFKYMVSYFLPKGLEIPERFTRLSVPALTWAIFPEPQCDLIKLWGRIYSEWFPTSEYEQVEGPSFEMYYGTAEYVTGEIWIPVKKK; via the coding sequence ATGGATTGGTTGGACAGGATGAATAGCGCCATGGAATATATCGAAACAAACCTAGCGGACAATATCGTATATGATGAAATAGCGCAGAGAGCCTGTTGCTCTACTTACCATTTTCAACGAATGTTTCCGTTTATTACTGGAGTATCGTTATCTGAGTACATTCGGCGTCGACGGTTGACATTGGCAGCATTTGATCTACAAACAACAGATGCAAAGGTTATTGATGTAGCTATGAAATATGGATATGATTCGCCAGAAGCGTTTGCACGGGCGTTTAAGAATCTTCATGGGATCATGCCGATATCTGCGCGCGATAAAGGCGTTTCTCTAAAAGCCTATCCTCGAATGTCCTTTCATATTTCAATTAAAGGAGATATCGAAATGAATTATCGCATCGAATCAAAAGGGCCTTTTGAGATGTTTGGAGCTTATGGCCTGGTCAATTCCGATCCCCAAAAAGTATATGCTGAAGTTGCTCAATTCCGTCAACAATGTGATGTAGATGGCAGTGTTGAAGGGATGAATGGATTACTGGGACGCTTTAGTAACACCATCTTGCACGCTGCCTTATATGATCATACTGGAACATCTTTTAAATACATGGTGAGTTATTTTTTGCCAAAAGGGCTTGAAATTCCGGAGAGATTTACAAGACTTTCTGTCCCGGCACTAACGTGGGCGATTTTCCCGGAACCACAATGTGATTTAATTAAGTTATGGGGACGGATTTATTCCGAATGGTTTCCGACATCGGAATACGAACAGGTTGAAGGCCCAAGTTTCGAGATGTATTATGGAACGGCAGAGTATGTTACTGGGGAGATTTGGATTCCAGTGAAGAAAAAATAA
- a CDS encoding DUF4386 domain-containing protein, with protein MGRKNTNSGRRSAVITGVLLLAGLVTGIFSVVPVIDGADYLVQASTNGNQVLIGAFSQLLMVVAYVGIPIAMYPILSKHNKGLALGSAAFGIIAGVFIIIGVIILLLLLTLSHEFAKSGTLDDSYFQTLGGLLREGRDLVNHVATTLTSVLAMFLFNCIFYQAKFVPRWLSVSGLIGSILSILASLLFMIRFIGLDAAYMTLNVPIASQQLVLAIWLILNGFNRADALEKKV; from the coding sequence ATGGGGAGGAAGAATACAAATTCAGGCAGAAGGTCTGCAGTAATTACCGGGGTGTTATTATTAGCCGGGTTGGTTACAGGTATATTTAGTGTTGTTCCAGTTATAGATGGAGCAGACTACCTTGTTCAGGCTTCTACAAATGGAAATCAGGTACTGATAGGAGCGTTTTCCCAGTTGTTAATGGTTGTTGCATATGTGGGTATTCCTATTGCGATGTATCCGATTCTAAGTAAGCATAATAAAGGTTTAGCTCTTGGATCTGCTGCTTTCGGCATCATTGCGGGTGTGTTCATTATTATTGGTGTAATCATTCTTCTGTTGCTATTGACATTAAGCCACGAATTTGCAAAATCTGGAACTCTAGATGACTCGTATTTTCAGACCTTGGGTGGATTGTTACGGGAAGGACGTGATTTGGTGAATCATGTGGCCACGACACTGACATCTGTTTTGGCGATGTTCTTATTTAACTGCATATTTTACCAAGCAAAATTCGTCCCACGCTGGTTGTCCGTTTCGGGTCTTATTGGATCTATATTGTCCATATTGGCGAGCTTATTATTTATGATTCGCTTCATCGGTCTCGATGCAGCTTACATGACGTTGAACGTTCCAATAGCCTCTCAACAATTGGTCTTGGCTATATGGCTAATCCTTAACGGATTCAACCGGGCGGATGCTCTAGAAAAGAAGGTGTAA
- a CDS encoding NTF2 fold immunity protein: MIVGKTIKVPLKHGIASYLDLIMTRETQLRFFEGEFKMSFMDALEKLIAEQERERDRLRANQITVRVDYKKKSKHNVYQKEKVIEYGFVERDLDDENLYGRFELYFADRDTLLRKNRFGNEIAFGELTDEHAVATAIFTYLAEYYSHFLEETPFAISYNPIAEAWIIEGTLPPGCFGGVIYIALAEENGELLMMFGTR, from the coding sequence ATGATTGTAGGTAAAACCATAAAAGTCCCATTGAAGCACGGTATAGCAAGCTACTTAGATTTAATAATGACAAGGGAAACCCAATTACGTTTCTTTGAGGGTGAATTCAAAATGAGCTTTATGGATGCTTTGGAGAAATTAATAGCGGAGCAGGAGCGAGAACGTGACCGGCTTCGAGCCAATCAAATCACCGTACGGGTCGACTATAAGAAAAAGAGCAAACACAACGTTTATCAAAAGGAAAAAGTCATCGAATATGGCTTTGTAGAACGCGATTTGGATGATGAGAATTTATATGGGAGGTTTGAACTCTATTTCGCCGATCGCGACACTCTTCTCCGGAAAAATCGGTTTGGAAATGAAATTGCTTTTGGTGAGCTTACAGATGAACATGCAGTTGCAACGGCAATCTTCACTTACTTAGCAGAGTATTATTCTCATTTTTTAGAGGAAACTCCCTTCGCTATCAGCTATAACCCTATTGCAGAAGCTTGGATTATCGAAGGAACTCTTCCTCCGGGATGTTTTGGCGGGGTCATTTACATTGCTCTTGCAGAAGAAAATGGAGAGCTTCTTATGATGTTTGGAACGAGATAA
- a CDS encoding class I SAM-dependent methyltransferase, with translation MNTSERFWDKTASQYDQIEMKDEQTYINIIKRTKTHLKISSIVLDFGCGTGLIANKIAEYVKGIHAIDISSNMIAIAEKKAKERNIANINYAHATIFDERYKRGSFDAILAFHVLHLLEDEHIVLQRMNELLKPGGLLISAIPCMGEKKFLSSLLFIAGRIGLTPNIRSFKIRNLIDTIEKGSFSIVESDCLKKSSQEYFIVARKI, from the coding sequence ATGAATACATCAGAACGTTTCTGGGACAAAACAGCAAGTCAATATGATCAAATCGAGATGAAGGATGAACAGACTTACATCAATATAATAAAAAGAACGAAAACGCATCTCAAAATAAGCAGCATTGTTTTGGATTTCGGCTGTGGCACTGGGTTGATAGCAAATAAAATTGCCGAATATGTGAAAGGGATTCATGCGATTGATATATCTTCGAATATGATCGCAATTGCAGAAAAAAAGGCAAAAGAGCGAAACATCGCAAATATAAACTATGCCCATGCGACCATTTTTGATGAAAGGTATAAGAGAGGCTCATTTGATGCCATCTTGGCCTTCCACGTTCTGCATTTGCTGGAAGATGAACATATCGTTCTGCAACGAATGAATGAACTGTTGAAACCGGGAGGATTATTGATTTCTGCAATACCATGCATGGGAGAAAAGAAATTTCTAAGCAGCTTGTTATTCATTGCAGGTAGAATTGGTCTAACGCCGAATATAAGGTCATTTAAAATACGAAATTTAATCGATACAATTGAGAAAGGGAGTTTTTCAATTGTCGAATCGGATTGCTTGAAGAAAAGCTCTCAGGAATATTTCATTGTTGCTAGGAAGATTTGA
- a CDS encoding helix-turn-helix transcriptional regulator, producing MGKDAISNHIRNLRFHHNEMTQQQLADKAGVTRQTIVAIEKGNYSPSLELAFRIARVFEKSIEEVFQYDDKGR from the coding sequence ATGGGAAAGGATGCGATCAGCAATCATATACGGAATCTTCGCTTTCATCATAACGAGATGACCCAGCAGCAATTAGCTGATAAGGCCGGGGTCACCAGACAAACGATTGTTGCTATCGAAAAGGGGAATTATTCACCTTCATTGGAGCTGGCTTTTCGCATCGCGCGTGTCTTCGAAAAGTCCATCGAAGAGGTCTTTCAATATGATGATAAGGGCAGGTAA
- a CDS encoding S-layer homology domain-containing protein, whose amino-acid sequence MNKKLFIWFTALTIGLTSTVSMGGSVFAANTSADFIDLQGLDGAKRAKIDALIQAGIINGVSSTNFGLQEEMNRAQFAKVAALIFNLPVNPNQQQSSFSDVRSDDLANGYALPYIEAVRAAGITDGVGGGQFNPAGQVTKEQLAAFLIRGLGRDGQAQSTPGSGDQTVSDWAQGYVQMSLQLGLLQNAPDGTFGGTAGASRELLATSSFESAKTFEAAQPLEVSGTNFAAGNKLELTMTAGIDPSSIDLSKILVNGVPLDPKLDSYELSEDKKTIIIKLHQGYKLDSSKTPIIVVSGLKTSFGNEIKNDSNKPIPVKLTEPPVAPQVPASTPSTFSPSPSTPSVPSTPTPDVTLTIHVSNAEITQTSASFPITGSVTGSVYYSVLLSDMGAPNLDEIKLGTNAVVHGSVDLDGTKGDLNLQGLLPGTSYILYAYEFANNKTSTISKVSFQTLAEQQNGPTITFDEFETIRTQGDISDTIHAGVYTGEYNRLYYVLTEFPSVFPSVEQVQSGKDGAGVNAIQQGIIEIETASQRADIHIYENLLPSKTYCLYIVGSKGDLYSQVVGLIFERTDLANETFTN is encoded by the coding sequence ATGAACAAAAAGTTATTCATTTGGTTCACGGCACTGACGATTGGTTTGACCTCTACCGTATCCATGGGAGGCAGTGTCTTTGCAGCAAACACTTCGGCTGATTTCATCGATCTACAGGGCTTGGATGGGGCGAAGAGGGCGAAGATCGATGCTTTGATTCAAGCAGGTATCATTAACGGAGTATCGTCAACGAATTTTGGGCTACAAGAAGAAATGAATCGAGCGCAATTTGCGAAGGTAGCGGCACTTATTTTTAATTTGCCAGTGAATCCCAATCAACAACAGTCATCTTTCTCTGATGTGAGATCAGATGATTTAGCGAATGGTTATGCGTTACCTTATATTGAAGCTGTAAGGGCAGCGGGAATAACCGACGGTGTAGGCGGCGGGCAATTTAACCCTGCAGGTCAAGTAACAAAAGAGCAATTAGCGGCATTTCTCATTCGAGGATTAGGTAGAGATGGACAAGCACAGTCAACTCCAGGGAGTGGAGATCAGACAGTCTCTGATTGGGCACAAGGCTATGTTCAGATGTCACTCCAGTTAGGGCTGTTACAGAATGCTCCGGACGGCACATTCGGCGGTACAGCAGGAGCGAGCCGAGAGTTACTAGCTACCAGTTCTTTTGAAAGCGCAAAAACGTTTGAAGCTGCTCAACCACTTGAGGTGTCTGGTACGAACTTTGCAGCGGGGAACAAGCTAGAGTTGACGATGACGGCTGGAATTGATCCGAGTTCCATTGATCTGTCCAAGATTCTGGTGAACGGTGTGCCTCTGGATCCGAAGCTGGATAGCTATGAGTTGTCTGAGGATAAAAAGACAATCATTATTAAGCTGCACCAAGGGTATAAATTGGATTCATCCAAAACACCGATTATCGTAGTAAGCGGTTTGAAGACATCTTTTGGTAATGAAATTAAGAATGATAGTAATAAACCAATACCGGTTAAATTAACGGAGCCTCCGGTGGCACCGCAAGTACCTGCATCTACTCCATCAACGTTCTCACCATCGCCATCTACACCATCGGTACCATCAACGCCGACACCTGATGTAACACTGACCATCCATGTTTCGAACGCGGAGATCACACAAACATCAGCCTCCTTTCCAATCACGGGATCGGTCACTGGCTCCGTGTATTACTCCGTGCTGCTGTCCGATATGGGGGCTCCAAACTTGGATGAGATTAAATTAGGGACGAATGCTGTTGTCCATGGTTCGGTTGATTTGGATGGAACTAAGGGGGATTTGAATCTGCAGGGATTGTTACCTGGCACCTCATACATATTGTATGCTTATGAATTTGCCAACAATAAGACATCTACCATCTCTAAAGTATCTTTTCAGACGTTGGCTGAGCAGCAAAATGGTCCTACGATTACTTTTGATGAATTTGAGACAATAAGAACGCAGGGAGACATTAGCGACACGATCCATGCAGGTGTTTACACGGGTGAATATAATAGGCTATATTACGTGCTTACCGAGTTTCCCTCTGTTTTCCCAAGTGTTGAACAGGTACAATCCGGCAAGGATGGAGCAGGAGTTAACGCGATCCAACAGGGGATAATCGAAATCGAAACCGCCTCACAGAGAGCCGATATTCACATCTACGAGAACTTGCTTCCCAGCAAGACTTATTGTCTCTACATTGTTGGATCTAAGGGAGATTTGTATAGTCAAGTTGTGGGGTTGATTTTCGAACGTACGGATTTGGCCAACGAAACTTTTACGAACTGA
- a CDS encoding chitinase translates to MKSGALDDLIVGESRVLTDSQVTSLWGGIDPQFSPDNAVAAVQSALPQDEYEQLFPCRIGTKEWHKISANLPNYNIDQTDYYSYNNLIAAITDVANIKYKLEYRQDDTKNSRVFRFDKKTKTETLIYQNANFSTSSNRTVPIISKTVDFGSFIKEGSELKRKRELAAFLANISHETGIVISRFARSPHVWGLYWNEEISYINTTTVNYVEAHDYFPPVAGKSYHGRGPIQLSWNYNYGLISGIIYGSKDKLLQQPELIVNDGKLGFMTAILFWMTPQPPKPSAHDVVVGNWTPSESEISKGLTQAGFGITIMIINGILEGNLAETDRRINSRVGYYRKITTQMGISIEGEKLNTVGMSPF, encoded by the coding sequence GTGAAATCGGGAGCTTTAGATGATTTAATTGTTGGCGAAAGCCGTGTTCTTACCGATTCCCAAGTCACATCCTTGTGGGGGGGAATAGATCCGCAATTTTCACCGGACAATGCCGTTGCTGCCGTACAAAGTGCACTGCCACAAGATGAATATGAACAATTATTCCCTTGCCGTATTGGCACGAAGGAATGGCACAAGATTTCTGCTAACCTACCAAATTACAATATAGATCAAACCGACTATTATTCATATAACAACTTGATTGCTGCCATTACAGATGTAGCTAATATCAAATATAAGCTGGAATATAGACAGGACGATACTAAGAACAGTCGCGTATTCCGATTCGATAAAAAAACAAAGACAGAAACGCTCATCTACCAAAATGCCAACTTTAGCACCTCCTCGAATAGGACGGTTCCTATTATATCGAAAACGGTTGATTTTGGTTCCTTTATAAAAGAAGGGTCTGAATTGAAGCGAAAGCGCGAGCTGGCAGCCTTTCTCGCCAATATTTCGCACGAAACGGGTATAGTTATTTCAAGATTCGCAAGAAGTCCGCATGTCTGGGGTTTGTATTGGAATGAGGAAATATCCTACATTAACACCACAACTGTCAATTATGTTGAAGCACATGACTATTTTCCGCCAGTTGCGGGTAAATCCTATCATGGACGTGGACCGATACAGTTGAGCTGGAACTACAATTACGGATTGATTAGTGGAATTATTTACGGCTCCAAGGACAAGCTGCTTCAGCAGCCTGAGCTTATTGTGAACGATGGCAAGTTAGGCTTTATGACGGCGATCCTGTTCTGGATGACACCACAGCCTCCCAAGCCTTCCGCTCATGATGTGGTGGTTGGCAACTGGACGCCTTCTGAATCGGAGATTTCTAAAGGATTAACACAGGCGGGCTTTGGTATTACCATTATGATCATTAACGGTATCCTTGAAGGTAACCTAGCCGAAACTGACCGTCGTATCAATAGCCGCGTTGGTTATTATCGTAAAATTACGACACAAATGGGGATTTCCATTGAAGGAGAAAAATTAAATACGGTTGGCATGAGTCCATTTTAA
- a CDS encoding RNA polymerase sigma factor, translating to MGRSELVGVPSAIREDQENKRDKELAERAKMGDTEAFGELIQTHRDRAKRWAERMTQDSHMADDIVQDALVRAFLHVGTLADTSRFLPWFHRIVQNQANMRLRRGGPYKREQPIGGWQENEYGGVDRIQWDNLDSLLRHLTRMSAMSAAQKTDPAEQLLRKELFETIHVLLRSLNRRERGIFESYFFRQLSPDEIAQMYHTTTGSVHTYLHRSRRKLRQAHVRVMLGLPPEKGGVDMNQAHIVKLAEWPQTSSTLTTFVDRIGHMLASIGDQRGTQELMGESGFAFRMKISNKTTFADGIYVFDWRQTLKTIMKELGYEISILCGQLSEKPVPLLAASERFPVVLPIEEAILPFIRRYINMGKPVLYFDTMASSPHVHEWSLIYGYDDAKREVYVTDLMLPEGKTLNYDDLAENPLRFLAGIDGKTEKSVSGKRSAEDRAIEAIRFAIHYGRKGCNYWPMTDYLSYTSGLRAYDRWIKYMTDSGILPNRYGMGQLAAVYSEAKKYAALYLKSVPLKGEAMRLVLLASEAYVQTSEELERVSTLVPFIRSSSLLTTEVRTECASLLLQAKEFEAAAIGYLENAMSLIFGREQR from the coding sequence ATGGGTCGTTCGGAGTTAGTTGGGGTACCGAGTGCAATACGGGAGGATCAGGAAAACAAACGTGACAAGGAATTGGCTGAGCGGGCGAAAATGGGCGATACCGAGGCGTTCGGCGAGCTGATTCAGACGCACCGAGACCGGGCGAAGCGATGGGCGGAACGGATGACGCAAGATTCGCATATGGCTGACGATATCGTGCAGGATGCGCTTGTCCGCGCATTTTTGCATGTGGGAACTCTCGCGGATACAAGCCGTTTCCTGCCGTGGTTTCACAGGATCGTGCAAAATCAGGCAAATATGCGGCTGCGTCGGGGAGGCCCCTACAAGCGGGAGCAGCCTATCGGCGGGTGGCAGGAGAACGAATACGGCGGAGTGGACCGCATCCAATGGGATAACCTTGACAGCCTGCTTCGCCACCTAACCCGGATGAGCGCAATGTCGGCGGCACAGAAGACGGACCCCGCAGAGCAATTGCTGCGTAAGGAGCTGTTCGAGACGATCCATGTGTTACTGCGCTCTCTGAATCGCAGGGAAAGAGGTATCTTCGAGTCTTATTTTTTCCGGCAACTGTCCCCCGACGAGATCGCACAGATGTACCATACGACTACCGGCTCCGTACATACGTATCTGCACCGTTCCCGGCGTAAGCTCCGTCAGGCTCATGTCCGGGTTATGCTCGGCCTTCCTCCAGAGAAGGGAGGAGTGGATATGAATCAAGCGCATATTGTGAAGCTGGCGGAGTGGCCTCAGACTTCCTCGACGCTAACGACGTTCGTAGACCGGATCGGGCATATGCTGGCATCGATTGGTGATCAGCGGGGTACGCAGGAGCTGATGGGCGAGTCCGGATTTGCTTTCCGGATGAAAATCTCCAATAAAACGACATTTGCGGACGGGATTTATGTTTTCGACTGGCGGCAGACACTGAAGACGATTATGAAAGAGTTGGGGTATGAGATCAGCATCCTCTGCGGACAGCTATCGGAAAAGCCTGTGCCGCTGCTTGCCGCTTCGGAGCGTTTTCCAGTTGTGCTCCCGATCGAGGAAGCGATTCTGCCGTTTATTCGCAGGTATATTAACATGGGTAAACCAGTGCTGTATTTCGACACGATGGCGTCTTCGCCTCATGTTCACGAATGGTCACTCATCTACGGCTATGACGATGCTAAGCGGGAGGTTTACGTTACCGACCTAATGCTGCCGGAAGGGAAAACGCTTAATTATGATGATTTGGCAGAAAATCCGTTACGGTTTCTGGCAGGAATCGACGGGAAAACAGAAAAATCCGTCTCAGGTAAACGATCTGCCGAGGATCGTGCGATTGAAGCGATACGGTTCGCGATCCACTATGGGCGAAAAGGGTGCAACTACTGGCCGATGACGGATTATTTGTCATATACATCAGGGTTAAGGGCTTATGATCGGTGGATCAAGTACATGACGGACTCCGGCATCCTGCCGAACAGATATGGCATGGGGCAGCTGGCAGCGGTGTATTCGGAAGCCAAGAAATATGCGGCGCTGTACCTTAAATCAGTCCCGCTCAAGGGTGAGGCAATGCGCCTTGTGCTGTTGGCATCGGAGGCGTATGTACAAACTTCGGAGGAATTGGAGCGTGTAAGCACGCTTGTGCCGTTTATCCGCAGCTCATCCCTGCTCACAACGGAAGTCCGGACGGAATGTGCTTCACTGCTGCTGCAGGCCAAAGAGTTCGAAGCAGCCGCAATCGGTTATTTGGAGAATGCCATGAGCTTAATATTCGGGAGGGAACAAAGATGA